Proteins encoded by one window of Rariglobus hedericola:
- a CDS encoding RsmB/NOP family class I SAM-dependent RNA methyltransferase, giving the protein MTKPFKPGLSVDAWALAVELLVRWLENNERVDVLLDSLPRSLGRAERGRCQHLLFGAVRNLGRIEAIFTPMLARPPRTAVKAILLIAGYELIEGGNDGHTARVVHHAVEQTKTLASQPEAKMVNAVVRKISAALDAQTVPAALAGATELANYYSHPEWLVRRWLAQFGAAGARELLEWNQKPAPVYARWRAEGAPAGEDAALFVATPWKGFYEVKSGSWARVETLVNDGTLFLQDPATRHAIDLLAPKTGEAVLDACAAPGGKSLAIADLMGSGRVVAVDLPSPRIDRLKQNLSRAKIDVALVQADLLQIERLGVLEECNLPKAYDAVLLDVPCSNTGVMRHRVDVKWRLQVSDFAKHARQQGDLLSAAARLVVPGGRLVYSTCSLDTEENMDVISTFLEKTRGRFTLEAQRISQPWVDGHDGAAAFVLRKAVG; this is encoded by the coding sequence ATGACAAAACCTTTCAAGCCAGGCCTATCGGTCGATGCCTGGGCCCTCGCCGTCGAATTGCTGGTGCGCTGGCTCGAAAATAACGAGCGTGTCGACGTGCTGCTCGACAGTTTGCCGCGCTCCCTGGGGCGCGCCGAGCGCGGTCGCTGCCAGCATTTGTTGTTCGGCGCGGTGCGTAATCTGGGGCGGATCGAAGCGATTTTTACCCCGATGCTGGCCCGTCCGCCCCGCACGGCGGTGAAAGCGATTCTGTTGATCGCAGGTTATGAGCTGATCGAAGGCGGCAACGACGGCCACACGGCGCGCGTGGTTCATCATGCGGTCGAGCAAACCAAGACGCTGGCAAGCCAGCCGGAAGCCAAGATGGTCAACGCCGTCGTGCGCAAGATATCCGCGGCGCTCGATGCGCAGACCGTGCCGGCGGCGCTGGCGGGTGCGACGGAACTCGCGAATTATTATTCGCACCCCGAGTGGCTGGTGCGCCGCTGGCTCGCGCAGTTTGGTGCGGCGGGTGCGCGCGAATTGTTGGAATGGAATCAAAAGCCTGCGCCTGTGTATGCGCGTTGGCGGGCCGAAGGTGCGCCAGCCGGTGAAGACGCGGCGCTGTTCGTGGCGACTCCGTGGAAAGGGTTTTATGAAGTGAAGTCCGGTTCGTGGGCACGCGTGGAAACCCTGGTGAACGACGGAACGTTGTTCTTGCAGGATCCGGCGACGCGCCACGCGATCGACCTGCTGGCCCCGAAGACGGGCGAAGCGGTGCTCGATGCGTGCGCCGCGCCCGGTGGTAAGAGCCTCGCGATCGCCGATCTCATGGGCTCGGGACGCGTGGTGGCGGTGGATCTGCCGAGCCCGCGTATCGATCGCCTTAAGCAAAATCTGTCGCGCGCGAAGATCGATGTCGCGCTGGTGCAGGCTGATTTATTGCAGATCGAACGCCTGGGGGTTCTGGAGGAATGCAATCTGCCGAAAGCCTACGATGCGGTGCTCCTCGATGTGCCCTGCTCCAACACCGGAGTAATGCGCCATCGCGTGGATGTGAAATGGCGTTTGCAAGTTTCGGACTTCGCCAAGCACGCGCGCCAGCAAGGTGATTTGTTGAGCGCGGCGGCACGCCTGGTGGTGCCGGGCGGGCGACTGGTTTATTCGACGTGCAGTCTCGATACCGAAGAAAACATGGACGTGATCAGCACGTTTTTGGAAAAGACCCGCGGCCGTTTCACGCTGGAGGCGCAGCGTATCAGCCAGCCCTGGGTGGACGGTCACGATGGCGCGGCGGCATTCGTGCTGCGCAAAGCGGTGGGTTGA
- a CDS encoding MFS transporter codes for MSTTEPNQPKRALSLGVIFLTLYIDLVGFSIIFPLGPDLLKHYLAVDGQAGLLGWFLGHINAVASHLGNETHLPEVLFGGVISSLFSILQFIFAPFWGTLSDKRGRRPILLLTVAGTALSYLLWVVSGSFWLFLVARLVAGAFGGNLSVATAAVADVTTRAERSKAMGIVGAAFGLGLVTGPMIGAFTAHINLLEIFPRAGLAAWGINPFSVPALLSLAMSVVNLVWIYRRFNETRPPEMRIVPVETRLRNPLRAILNLSDARIRGVNLVAFVYSIAFVAMEASLVFLSAERFGYTAKQNGLLMGFLGVCSIITQGYIVRKMLVSTPETRVLGMGLVASCIGLLLIGFAPAPAWLYAGVGLLALGSGLVNPSTSGLISLYAGANEQGRVLGIFRSLGSLSRAITPITAGIVFWTLGAKAVFIGAAVLAAGAWIAGTRLPQPEK; via the coding sequence GTGTCCACCACCGAGCCCAACCAGCCCAAACGCGCCCTGTCCCTCGGCGTGATCTTCCTCACGCTCTACATCGATCTGGTGGGCTTCTCGATCATCTTCCCGCTCGGGCCCGACCTGCTCAAACACTACCTCGCCGTCGACGGCCAGGCCGGACTGCTCGGCTGGTTCCTCGGGCACATCAACGCAGTCGCTAGTCATCTGGGTAACGAAACCCACCTCCCCGAGGTGCTGTTTGGCGGCGTCATCAGCTCCCTGTTTTCGATCCTGCAATTCATCTTTGCACCGTTCTGGGGCACGCTCTCCGATAAACGCGGACGCCGTCCGATCTTGCTGCTCACCGTCGCCGGCACCGCGCTCAGTTATCTGCTCTGGGTCGTCAGCGGTTCCTTCTGGCTCTTCCTCGTCGCCCGTCTCGTGGCCGGCGCATTCGGCGGCAATCTTTCCGTCGCCACCGCCGCCGTGGCCGATGTCACCACGCGCGCCGAACGCTCCAAAGCGATGGGCATCGTCGGCGCCGCGTTCGGCCTCGGCCTCGTCACCGGCCCGATGATCGGCGCCTTCACCGCGCACATCAACTTGCTCGAAATTTTCCCGCGCGCAGGACTCGCCGCGTGGGGCATCAATCCGTTCTCGGTCCCCGCGCTGCTCTCACTCGCGATGAGTGTGGTCAACCTCGTGTGGATTTATCGCCGCTTCAACGAGACCCGCCCGCCGGAAATGCGCATCGTCCCCGTCGAGACGCGCCTGCGCAATCCGCTCCGCGCCATTCTGAATCTCTCCGACGCTCGTATTCGCGGCGTCAATCTGGTCGCGTTCGTTTACTCGATCGCCTTCGTCGCGATGGAAGCATCCTTGGTTTTCCTCAGCGCCGAACGCTTCGGCTACACCGCGAAACAAAACGGTCTGCTCATGGGTTTCCTCGGCGTGTGTTCGATCATCACGCAGGGCTATATCGTGCGAAAGATGCTGGTGAGCACGCCCGAGACCCGCGTGCTCGGCATGGGATTGGTCGCTTCATGCATCGGCCTCCTGTTGATCGGTTTCGCGCCCGCGCCCGCGTGGCTCTACGCGGGCGTCGGCTTGCTCGCACTCGGCTCGGGCCTGGTCAATCCCTCCACCAGCGGACTCATCTCGCTCTACGCCGGAGCCAACGAACAAGGCCGCGTGCTCGGCATTTTTCGCTCACTGGGTTCACTCTCCCGCGCGATCACGCCCATCACCGCCGGCATCGTTTTCTGGACGCTCGGCGCGAAGGCCGTGTTCATCGGTGCCGCCGTGCTGGCTGCGGGCGCCTGGATCGCCGGCACCCGCCTGCCCCAGCCGGAAAAATAA
- a CDS encoding CHASE domain-containing protein: MKPHLTSGKKIMRRQLGLVIVLLAGFAASLILYRFAHYTEQRRIENEFFRRAAVRHALISESIHGYEECLYNLRNLFASSDDVTPSEFLATARDIRARHQGIQALQWVPVVPDSRRAEVEAWGRREIVPYYAFTERNADGQLVPASRRPVYNPILYTEPLEGNEPALGFDLTVGPSRSDLDRSLKTRGFVMTRKIRLVQENSGAKRFGIIMACPVFQSVRGADQLVGYVQIVFKIDDMLGQSWISYPAYALDALILDITHTDEPDPFLFSRRAVRDPDNHALQSLADLPPGIMHSDQLSIGGRTWNCYYTPTNGWIDSQISATPRIVFAGSLIFTLVLGAYFLSVRRRAELVEHQVGERTAELRHTQGLLEADIGKRQATEAELRESRRQLDSLLGQMPGMAYRYLHQKPCSATFISRGSIEIIGYTPHDFTSGKICFDDLILVEDHENHRALVDNALAHQAAYESEYRLRDKDGQIKWVLDRGQGIYSSEGQLLFIEGLAIDITGRKQAEADRSALDRKLLESQKLESLGVLAGGIAHDFNNLLTTIVGHASILRLDLPRQTAVQEHLEQIECGAQRAGELCQQMLAYAGRGRFLVERASLEKLVRDTTPLLEHSISKRASLHFEFRPGVPDVEVDATQIRQIIMNLVVNASDAIGDHDGFITVETCTMRRTDPQVAHAVLAPPPGTGDFAGLRVRDTGTGMSAETISKIFDPFFTTKFAGRGLGLAAVLGIVRSHQGSLLVTSTPGAGSTFTLLLPVASSPQVVRESRQPFEARAHPLAGTVLLIDDETGVRAVAEQMFRTFGLKTLTAADGIEGIELFKAHQSDVALVLLDLTMPRLSGVDTLRALRVLAPQLPVILMSGYNESAVPELGTDDRVSFLQKPFSLQALRKQISKMLG, from the coding sequence ATGAAGCCCCACCTCACCTCCGGGAAAAAAATCATGCGCCGGCAGTTGGGGTTGGTCATCGTGCTGCTCGCCGGCTTCGCCGCCTCGTTGATATTGTATCGGTTTGCCCACTACACCGAGCAACGCCGTATAGAAAACGAATTTTTCCGCCGCGCAGCCGTCCGCCACGCCCTCATCAGCGAGAGTATCCACGGTTACGAAGAGTGCCTGTATAACCTGCGCAATCTCTTCGCCAGTTCCGACGATGTCACCCCGTCCGAGTTTCTGGCCACGGCCCGCGACATCCGCGCCCGCCATCAGGGCATCCAGGCGCTTCAATGGGTTCCGGTCGTTCCCGATTCCCGCCGGGCCGAGGTCGAAGCCTGGGGCCGGCGTGAGATCGTCCCTTATTACGCCTTCACCGAACGCAACGCCGACGGCCAGCTCGTGCCGGCCTCACGCCGGCCGGTGTATAATCCGATTCTTTATACGGAGCCGCTCGAAGGCAACGAACCCGCCCTCGGTTTTGACCTCACCGTCGGCCCTTCGCGCAGCGACTTGGATCGCAGTCTGAAAACCCGCGGATTCGTCATGACGCGGAAGATCCGCCTCGTGCAGGAAAACTCCGGCGCGAAGCGTTTCGGAATCATCATGGCCTGTCCGGTTTTCCAGTCGGTGCGTGGTGCCGACCAACTGGTCGGCTACGTCCAGATTGTATTCAAAATTGATGACATGCTGGGGCAGTCCTGGATCAGTTATCCGGCCTACGCGCTCGATGCCCTGATTTTGGACATCACCCATACGGATGAACCGGACCCTTTTCTCTTCAGCCGCCGTGCAGTTCGCGATCCCGACAATCACGCGCTGCAAAGCCTCGCCGATCTGCCTCCGGGCATCATGCACTCCGATCAGCTTAGCATCGGCGGACGCACTTGGAACTGTTATTACACCCCCACAAACGGCTGGATTGACAGTCAGATCAGCGCCACACCTCGCATAGTTTTCGCGGGCAGCCTGATCTTCACGCTCGTGCTCGGCGCTTATTTTCTGAGCGTGCGCCGTCGCGCCGAACTGGTCGAACATCAGGTCGGAGAACGCACCGCCGAATTGCGCCACACACAGGGACTGCTCGAAGCCGACATCGGCAAACGTCAGGCAACCGAGGCCGAGTTGCGCGAAAGCCGCCGTCAGCTCGACAGCCTGCTCGGACAGATGCCCGGCATGGCTTATCGCTATCTCCATCAAAAACCGTGCTCCGCCACGTTCATCAGCCGCGGATCAATCGAGATCATCGGCTACACCCCGCATGATTTCACCTCCGGGAAAATTTGTTTCGACGACTTGATCTTGGTCGAAGACCACGAGAACCATCGTGCGCTGGTCGACAACGCCTTGGCGCACCAGGCCGCCTACGAAAGCGAATACCGGCTTCGGGACAAAGACGGCCAAATCAAATGGGTGCTCGACCGTGGCCAGGGCATTTACTCCAGCGAAGGCCAGCTGTTGTTCATCGAAGGTCTCGCGATCGACATCACCGGCCGCAAACAGGCCGAAGCCGACCGGAGCGCCTTGGACCGCAAGCTCCTCGAATCTCAAAAACTGGAAAGCCTGGGTGTCCTCGCGGGCGGCATCGCGCACGATTTCAACAATCTGCTCACGACGATTGTCGGCCACGCCAGCATTCTCCGGCTCGATCTTCCCCGCCAGACCGCGGTTCAGGAACACCTCGAACAAATTGAATGCGGTGCGCAACGTGCCGGCGAACTGTGCCAGCAGATGCTCGCCTACGCGGGTCGCGGACGGTTCCTCGTGGAGCGCGCCAGCCTTGAGAAACTCGTGCGCGACACGACTCCCCTCCTCGAGCACTCGATCAGCAAGCGGGCCAGCCTTCATTTCGAATTCCGCCCCGGCGTGCCCGACGTCGAAGTCGATGCCACGCAGATCCGCCAGATCATCATGAATCTCGTGGTCAATGCCTCCGACGCGATCGGCGATCACGATGGTTTCATCACCGTCGAAACCTGCACGATGCGCCGCACCGACCCCCAGGTTGCCCATGCCGTGCTCGCGCCTCCGCCGGGGACCGGCGACTTCGCCGGCCTGCGCGTTCGCGATACCGGCACCGGGATGAGTGCCGAAACCATCAGCAAAATTTTCGACCCGTTCTTCACCACCAAATTTGCCGGCCGCGGACTCGGCCTGGCCGCCGTGCTCGGCATCGTGCGCAGCCATCAAGGCAGCCTCCTCGTCACCAGCACGCCCGGAGCCGGCTCCACGTTCACCTTGCTGCTACCGGTGGCTTCCTCGCCGCAAGTCGTCCGCGAAAGCCGGCAGCCGTTCGAAGCCCGCGCACATCCGCTCGCCGGCACAGTGTTGCTCATCGACGATGAAACCGGTGTCCGCGCGGTGGCCGAACAGATGTTTCGCACCTTTGGACTCAAGACCCTCACCGCCGCCGACGGCATCGAAGGCATCGAATTATTCAAAGCCCACCAATCCGATGTCGCGCTCGTCCTGCTCGACCTGACCATGCCTCGTCTGAGCGGCGTCGATACCTTGCGGGCACTACGAGTGCTCGCCCCGCAACTCCCCGTCATCCTCATGAGCGGCTACAACGAAAGCGCCGTGCCCGAACTCGGGACGGATGACCGCGTGAGCTTCCTGCAAAAGCCGTTCTCGCTTCAGGCCCTGCGAAAACAAATCAGCAAGATGCTGGGCTGA
- the glyA gene encoding serine hydroxymethyltransferase, with protein MSINATPLRTLDPEIYSALSSEFARQQSHIELIASENFTYPAVMEAQGSVLTNKYAEGYPAKRWYGGCEFVDKIETLAIDRAKALFGAEHANVQPHSGSQANFAVYTSCLPLGAKILGMNLSHGGHLTHGNPANFSGKQYNFVQYGVREDTGLIDYEELAAIAEREKPAMITVGASAYSRVIDFARMGEIARSVGALLFADIAHIAGLVAAGVHPSPFPHADFVTTTTHKTLRGPRGGLIMCKAAHAKAIDSAMFPGGQGGPLMHVIAAKAVCFAEALKPDFKTYAQQVVKNSQALAKAFVARGYKLVSGGTDNHLFMIDLRHNLPELTAKKAQETLDLAHITLNKNTVPFETRSPFQASGLRIGTPAITSRGLVESDMDEIATAIDTVLKAIGTDGETAALASAKERAAKLAAKYPLPYKL; from the coding sequence ATGTCGATCAACGCCACGCCGCTCCGCACCCTCGATCCTGAAATCTACTCGGCCCTCTCGTCCGAGTTCGCCCGCCAGCAGAGCCACATCGAGCTCATCGCCTCCGAGAATTTCACCTACCCGGCCGTCATGGAGGCCCAGGGCAGCGTGCTCACCAACAAATACGCCGAGGGTTACCCCGCGAAGCGTTGGTATGGCGGTTGCGAATTCGTCGATAAGATCGAAACCCTCGCCATCGACCGCGCCAAAGCCCTGTTCGGTGCCGAACACGCCAACGTCCAGCCGCACTCCGGTTCGCAGGCCAACTTCGCTGTTTACACGTCCTGCCTGCCCCTCGGCGCGAAGATCCTCGGCATGAATCTCTCGCACGGCGGCCACCTCACCCACGGCAACCCCGCCAACTTCTCCGGCAAACAATACAACTTCGTCCAATACGGCGTCCGCGAAGACACCGGCCTGATCGACTACGAAGAACTCGCCGCCATCGCCGAGCGCGAGAAGCCCGCCATGATCACCGTCGGCGCTTCCGCCTACTCCCGCGTCATCGACTTCGCCCGCATGGGTGAGATTGCCCGCTCCGTCGGCGCGCTCCTTTTCGCCGACATCGCGCACATCGCCGGTCTCGTCGCCGCGGGCGTCCACCCGTCGCCTTTCCCGCACGCCGACTTCGTCACGACCACCACGCACAAAACCCTGCGCGGCCCCCGCGGCGGTCTCATCATGTGCAAAGCCGCGCACGCCAAAGCCATTGACTCCGCCATGTTCCCCGGCGGCCAGGGCGGTCCGCTCATGCATGTCATCGCCGCCAAGGCCGTGTGTTTCGCCGAGGCCCTCAAGCCCGATTTCAAGACCTACGCGCAGCAGGTCGTGAAAAACTCCCAGGCCCTCGCCAAGGCGTTCGTCGCCCGCGGCTACAAGCTCGTCTCCGGTGGCACCGACAACCACCTCTTCATGATCGATCTTCGCCACAACCTCCCCGAACTGACCGCGAAGAAAGCCCAGGAGACCCTCGATCTCGCGCACATCACGCTCAACAAAAACACCGTGCCCTTCGAGACCCGCTCGCCTTTCCAGGCTTCCGGTCTCCGCATCGGCACGCCGGCGATCACTTCGCGTGGTTTGGTTGAATCCGACATGGACGAAATCGCGACCGCCATCGACACCGTTCTCAAGGCCATCGGCACCGACGGCGAAACCGCCGCCCTCGCCTCCGCCAAGGAGCGCGCCGCCAAACTCGCCGCCAAATACCCGCTGCCCTACAAGCTCTGA
- a CDS encoding low molecular weight protein arginine phosphatase has protein sequence MAKPGTIVTVCTANICRSPMAEALLRHALSAQPEPLKSLKIVSAGVAARSGDRVSENSVVALKKVGLDIKAHKSQPLTKQLLDEAVVVLCMTESHRAMIQISFNPVPRNVYLFREFMPRAADKEIGDPYGGPLNEYEACRDEMVEAIPSLMEFLKSQTAQ, from the coding sequence ATGGCCAAGCCCGGAACCATCGTCACTGTTTGCACCGCCAACATCTGTCGCAGCCCGATGGCCGAGGCGCTCCTCCGCCATGCGCTCAGTGCGCAGCCCGAGCCGTTGAAATCATTGAAGATCGTCTCGGCCGGCGTGGCCGCCCGCTCCGGTGACCGCGTCTCGGAAAACTCCGTCGTCGCGCTGAAAAAAGTCGGTCTCGATATCAAAGCCCACAAGAGCCAGCCTCTTACCAAGCAGCTCTTGGATGAAGCCGTGGTGGTTCTCTGCATGACTGAAAGCCACCGGGCCATGATTCAGATCAGCTTCAATCCCGTCCCGCGGAATGTTTATCTTTTCCGTGAGTTCATGCCCCGCGCCGCCGACAAAGAAATCGGCGACCCCTACGGTGGCCCCCTCAACGAATACGAAGCCTGCCGCGACGAAATGGTCGAAGCCATCCCCTCGCTGATGGAGTTCCTCAAGTCGCAGACCGCCCAATAA
- the purD gene encoding phosphoribosylamine--glycine ligase: MSSASSAPTSLPQNVLIVGAGGREHTLVKAVLASPAKPRVIAAPGNAGISADVQTFPVAADDINGLVALAQREKIDFVIVGPEVPLSLGLVDALNKIGIPAYGPKADGARLEASKVFTKQILLKYGIPTAASGIFTEIEPALAYVRQRGAPIVIKADGLAAGKGVIVAQTLAEAEAAVLDMLAGNKFGSAGSQILVEDCMTGEETSILVVTSGRDYIILPTSQDHKRIGDGDTGPNTGGMGTYSPADVVTPALLAQIEREIVKPSVDAIADEGIDFRGTLFIGIMLTPTGPSVLEYNTRFGDPETQVVIPRLDTDVLALLWAAAKGTLAGIRFAIKPEHAICVVIAAKGYPDAYAKGDVIRFPAKLADNVQIIHAGTAKNAAGEVVTAGGRVLGVTAVAPTLRAAADAAYAACEQIECTSKVYRRDIGAKQLNRR; encoded by the coding sequence GTGTCTTCCGCATCCTCTGCGCCCACCTCACTCCCTCAGAACGTCCTCATCGTCGGTGCCGGCGGTCGCGAGCATACGCTCGTCAAAGCCGTGCTCGCCTCGCCCGCGAAACCGCGCGTGATCGCCGCACCCGGCAACGCCGGCATCTCGGCTGATGTTCAGACGTTCCCCGTCGCAGCCGATGACATCAACGGTCTGGTCGCTCTCGCCCAACGCGAAAAAATCGACTTCGTCATCGTCGGCCCCGAGGTTCCGCTTTCACTCGGCCTCGTCGATGCCCTCAACAAAATCGGCATTCCTGCCTACGGCCCGAAAGCCGACGGCGCCCGTCTCGAAGCCTCCAAGGTTTTCACCAAGCAGATCCTGCTCAAATACGGCATCCCGACCGCGGCCTCGGGCATCTTCACCGAGATCGAACCCGCCCTCGCCTACGTCCGCCAGCGCGGCGCGCCCATTGTCATCAAAGCCGACGGTCTCGCCGCCGGCAAAGGCGTGATCGTCGCGCAAACCCTCGCCGAAGCCGAGGCTGCCGTGCTCGACATGCTCGCCGGCAATAAATTCGGTTCCGCCGGCAGCCAGATCCTCGTCGAAGACTGCATGACCGGCGAAGAAACCTCCATCCTCGTCGTTACCTCCGGCCGCGATTACATCATCCTCCCGACTTCGCAGGACCACAAACGTATTGGCGACGGGGATACCGGCCCCAACACCGGCGGCATGGGCACCTATTCTCCCGCCGACGTCGTTACCCCCGCACTCCTCGCCCAGATCGAACGCGAGATCGTTAAACCTTCCGTCGATGCTATCGCCGACGAAGGCATCGATTTCCGCGGCACGCTTTTCATCGGCATCATGCTCACCCCCACCGGCCCGAGCGTGCTCGAATACAACACCCGGTTCGGCGATCCCGAGACCCAGGTCGTTATCCCCCGTCTCGACACCGATGTCCTCGCCCTGCTCTGGGCCGCCGCCAAGGGAACGCTCGCCGGCATCCGCTTCGCCATCAAACCCGAGCACGCCATCTGCGTGGTGATCGCCGCCAAGGGTTATCCTGACGCCTACGCCAAGGGTGACGTGATTCGTTTCCCCGCCAAGCTGGCCGACAACGTCCAGATCATCCACGCCGGCACCGCCAAAAACGCCGCCGGTGAAGTCGTCACCGCCGGTGGACGCGTCCTCGGAGTCACCGCAGTCGCCCCGACGTTGCGCGCCGCAGCCGACGCCGCCTACGCCGCTTGCGAACAGATCGAATGCACCAGCAAAGTTTACCGGCGCGACATCGGCGCGAAACAACTCAATCGTCGATGA
- a CDS encoding LOG family protein, whose product MHSDQFWTSQDGEILTIKKKDARTVKLKLAFSPRTPAELDFFKTRTALLNFTERSTLARIGIEMFTIKPVSIEAGRFVVTAEAFLYDDSFPNAGYWAKLLRPGTPVGRLFYAPEKAKLSTAEIWEAVQTNRLKLPNTISIDRLGRVFLTPHHVRYTLNPRLKQNDFERLTSGEAGRNYLDKVQVRHDTHLLTIEPSSGVLTSCSMYLKEHYVLLNRGEGNFGIHTSAVLLDPIKTFGTNIMLEIYNTGTQPVVNPMVSVEIFRAPPSAIAGNTPDDPEFKSLRRRRTRLLTTATDLFECIDANPPKTNPAARPRTRITVKGQSASMENFSLLLNTTGRTVTKATLLQKCGYRTMVESLAAAPAGADTLLIDYFPNLLEHIELLTRLPELKLRRIIFRQPSRTHGFFLSNNAHGRLESYHDLGIDVYWFNVAMKDLYRHTYKKSHGFFVREELRRVFQESTILAFYGSAVGLEKADTDRISGLIDKLTGFIGPNVGVLTGGGGGVMRLATDQARNKGALTGACFLELEAQPPELGVDFFNTFQETARHYRQKWFEVADFCVFNVGGVGTLEEIGIELCNLKLGIRPRVPYVFFNSTYWADLRQQLEVMVQSKRMPAWVIEYILFTDDPDEVVAFYRKTLQVL is encoded by the coding sequence TGGCATTCTCGCCCCGCACACCGGCCGAACTCGACTTTTTCAAAACCCGCACGGCCCTGCTCAATTTCACGGAACGCAGCACCCTCGCCCGCATCGGCATCGAGATGTTCACCATTAAACCGGTGAGCATCGAAGCCGGACGCTTTGTGGTCACCGCCGAGGCTTTTCTCTACGACGACAGTTTTCCCAATGCCGGTTACTGGGCCAAGCTCCTCCGCCCCGGCACGCCCGTCGGCCGCCTGTTCTACGCCCCCGAAAAGGCCAAGCTTTCAACTGCCGAAATCTGGGAGGCCGTGCAGACCAACCGTCTCAAGCTGCCCAACACGATCAGCATCGACCGCCTCGGCCGCGTTTTCCTGACGCCGCACCACGTCCGCTACACGCTCAACCCGCGCCTGAAACAGAATGACTTCGAGCGCCTCACCAGCGGCGAAGCCGGCCGCAACTACCTCGACAAGGTCCAGGTGCGCCACGACACCCACCTGCTCACGATCGAGCCCAGCTCCGGCGTCCTCACCAGCTGCTCGATGTATCTAAAAGAGCACTACGTCTTGCTCAACCGCGGCGAAGGCAATTTCGGCATCCACACGAGCGCCGTGCTGCTCGATCCGATCAAGACTTTCGGCACGAACATCATGCTGGAAATCTACAACACGGGCACCCAGCCGGTGGTGAATCCCATGGTGTCGGTGGAAATTTTTCGCGCCCCGCCTTCGGCCATCGCGGGCAACACGCCCGACGACCCCGAGTTCAAATCCCTCCGCCGCCGCCGCACGCGTCTGCTGACCACCGCGACCGATCTGTTCGAGTGCATCGACGCGAACCCGCCAAAGACCAATCCCGCCGCCCGCCCCCGCACTCGCATCACCGTGAAGGGCCAGAGCGCATCGATGGAAAACTTCAGTCTTTTGCTGAACACCACGGGACGCACCGTCACCAAGGCCACCCTGCTCCAGAAATGTGGTTACCGCACCATGGTCGAGTCCTTGGCCGCCGCGCCCGCGGGCGCCGATACGCTGCTCATCGACTACTTCCCGAATCTGCTCGAACACATCGAACTGCTTACGCGTCTGCCCGAGTTGAAGCTACGTCGCATTATTTTCCGCCAGCCCTCGCGCACCCACGGTTTTTTCCTTTCGAACAACGCCCATGGCCGTCTCGAAAGTTACCATGACCTCGGCATCGACGTTTACTGGTTCAACGTCGCGATGAAGGATCTCTACCGCCACACGTATAAAAAGAGCCATGGCTTCTTCGTGCGCGAAGAACTGCGCCGCGTATTCCAGGAGTCCACCATCCTCGCCTTCTACGGTTCCGCCGTGGGCCTCGAAAAAGCCGACACCGACCGCATCTCCGGCCTCATCGATAAACTCACCGGCTTCATCGGACCCAACGTCGGTGTGCTCACCGGCGGCGGCGGCGGCGTCATGCGCCTCGCGACCGATCAGGCCCGCAACAAGGGCGCGCTCACCGGCGCGTGCTTCCTTGAACTCGAAGCCCAGCCTCCGGAACTCGGCGTGGATTTCTTCAACACCTTCCAGGAAACCGCCCGCCACTATCGTCAAAAATGGTTCGAGGTCGCCGATTTTTGCGTCTTCAACGTCGGTGGCGTCGGCACGCTTGAGGAGATCGGTATCGAGCTATGCAACCTCAAGCTCGGCATCCGTCCGCGCGTGCCCTACGTGTTTTTCAACTCCACCTACTGGGCCGATCTGCGCCAACAACTCGAAGTCATGGTTCAATCGAAACGCATGCCCGCCTGGGTGATCGAATACATCCTGTTCACCGACGATCCCGACGAGGTCGTGGCCTTCTATCGCAAGACCCTGCAGGTCCTCTAA